ACATATTCAACTTTTATTCCAAGTTGTTCAGCCATTTTTTCCGATTTTTCATTTTTCCCACCAAAAAAGTGAGATACAAAGTTTAAGGCGATTACTTCTACACCTTGATCTTTTACTAATTTTATTGCTAATGCACTGTCCAGTCCACCTGAAAATAGTGCTAAAGCTCTTATCTTTTTTTCCACTATTGTTTTACCTCTCCTCCAAAATTATCGAAAATTTTAGGATTTATACTTTTTTTACCTTCATAATATACTCTCATGCTCTTAGGAATGATTGTATATACTTTTTTACTAATTACTAAATAATTTGCATCTTTAACTGTCATAGCTCCTGATAAGAAGTTCATAAGTCTTATTGCAGTCTGCTCATCAAGATATTCAAGATTTAGTGTTACCATCTTGTCATCTCTTATATAATCAGCAATTTTTCTGCAATCTGAAAAAGTTTTTGGATCTAAGAATATTGTTTGATATCCTGATCCAATATTTCCTTCTAATGGAGCACTTGATTTATGAATTGTCGTATTGTTAATTACTGGTTCGGAATTATTTCCTACTGGTGCATTATCAATTTCAATTTCTGTAATTCCGTTATCCATAAAATTAAGATCGCTATCTACTCCTGCACCTTCTGGATTGTCAAGTCCTAACCATTCTTTAATTTTACCTATTCCCATAAAAGAAAGCCTCCCCTTCTATTAATTATATATTTTTCTACCTATTCTTATTATAGTAGCTCCCTCTTCCAATGCGATTTTATAATCATTTGTCATTCCCATTGAAAGTTCAGTAAGAGTACCATTAAAGTATTTTTCATTTAAATCATCTTTAATCTCTCTTAGTTTTTTAAATACTCCTCTAACTAAAGGCTCATCATCTACAAAAGGAGCCATTGTCATAAGACCTATTATATTGATATTTTCCAGTTTTTTCAACTCTGGAATATCTTTTACAAGGTCCTGGTAGTCATATCCCTCTTTTGTTTCTTCTCCAGCTATATTTATTTCAAGTAAAACATCAATTACTCTATTGTTTTGTTTTGCTCTTTTATCAATCTCTTTAGCTAGAGATAGCTTATTTACAGAATGAATAAGTTTTACATAATCAGCTATATATTTAACTTTATTCTTTTGTAAGTTACCTATAAAATGCCATTCAATATTGTTAATATCCTTTTCAATAAAATGATCATATTTTTCTTTAATAAGCTGTGCTTTGTTTTCTCCAAAAATATTCATACCTAAATCAAGAAGAACTTGGTTTACTTCTAGCCCACCATATTTAGTGACAGCAATAAACTTAACTTTTTCAGGATATATTGAATGTTCTTTAATATCCTTTTTTATCTCTTCAATATTAGACTGAATATTTTCTTTAATAAGATTCATATTTATCACTCCAGTTATAAAAATTCTGTTAAAACGTCGTTAGCAAGCATTATACCTTTATGAGATAATATAAAATGTCCTTTATTGTTTATTAAGAAACCTTCCTTCTCTAATCTTTTACATAGTGGAAGGTATTCATCACTAGGTATTATTCCTTTATTTAAAAGTCTTAAGCCCAGAAGATATTCATATTGTTCTTTACCTTCTTTAGTGACTTCTTCTCTTTCAAAAACAGGAACTACTCCTTCATCTATAGTATCATAATATTTAGAAAATTGCATTAGATTTTTATATCTTAGATTGCCAATATACCCTGAAGCTCCTAAACCTATACCTAAATATTCATGGTTTTCCCAGTACTTACTGTTGTGTCTGGCTTCATAGCCAGGTTTTGCAAAATTTGAAATTTCATAGTGATTATATCCGGCTTTTTTTGATAGGGATATAATCTCTTCATACATAGATGCTTCTAAATCATTATCTGTTTCTTTAAGCAATCCTTTTTCCAACTGTTTATAAAAAGGAGTTCCCTCCTCCCATATAAGAGAATAGATTGAAAAATGCTCAGGATCTAATGAAAACAGTTTCTTTAAATCATTTTTTACATCCTCTAAGCTCTGTTCAGGAAGTGAGAACATCAAGTCCAAACTTATATTGTCAAATCCGGCTTTTCTTGCATCCTCATATGTTGCAATTGCTTCCTTGGAATTATGTATTCTTCCAAGGATACTTAAAAACTTGTCATTAAAACTTTGAATACCAATGCTAAGCCTATTTATTCCATGTTTTCTGATGTTTTTTAAGTATTCCAAATCAACAGTTTTAGGATTTACTTCCATTGTAACCTCAGCATCAGGTTTGATTTTTAATCTATCAAGTATTCTTTTTATGTCTTCATGCTCTAAAAGAGATGGAGTACCTCCACCGAAATAAACAGTGTCATAACTGTAATCAGGGTAGAGGTCTATCTCCTTTAATATATAATCTACATATTTTTTTCTCATTTCATCTGTTGATGTAAAAGAAAGAAAATCGCAATAATTGCATTTATTAGAGCAGAAAGGAATGTGCAAATATATTGCATCAACCATTTAACTCTCCTTATGTTACAATTTTTCAATATAATCTAAAAATTGTTCTTTAATATTTTTTAATTTATTTTCAGCTTTTTCTTTAGAGCTATCAACTATACCTATATAATATTTAATTTTTGGCTCAGTACCAGAAGGTCTTACAGTTATATATGTATTATCTTCAAGTATAAATTGGATAACATTAGATTTAGGAAGTGTTATCTTTGAAGTTGTACCAGCAATCATATCTCTTTCAACTTGTGTTTCAAAGTCTTTATAAGTTACAACTTTTTTGCAACAGATTACATTGTGTTCATGAGTTCTTAATTTATCCATTATAGCACCAATCTCTTCAAGTCCACTCTTACCTTGTTTTGTAACAGAGATAGTCTCTTCACGATACCAACCATATTTTTCATATAGTTTATTAAGTTCTTTATACAATGTACTTCCAACACTGTCATAATATGCTGCCATTTCAGATATTAGAAGAGATGAAACAACTGCATCTTTATCTCTTACATGAGTTCCAATAAGGTATCCAATAGATTCTTCAAATCCAAATATAAATGTTCCGTCAAGTTCTTTATTTTCAAATTGTCTAATTTTTTCTCCAATGTATTTAAATCCAGTAAGAGTTCTAAATAATTTTACTTTTTTATCCTTTGCAATTACATCTAGCATAGGAGTAGAAACAATTGTAGAGATAACTGCTCCATTTGCTGGAATATCTTTTTTCATTTCAAGAATATAGTTCATTAATAGAATTCCCAGTTGGTTTCCATTTGGATAATACCAGTTTCCATCATCATCTTTTATAGCAATACCAGTTCTATCTGCATCTGGGTCATTTGCAAGACATATTTTTGCACCTACTTTATCAGCAAGCTCAGTACTTAATTTAAAAACAGAAGTATCCTCTGGATTTGCATAAGAGCAAGTTGGGAATAATCCATTTGGCATCTCCTGCTCAGGGACAGTGTACACAGATTCAAATCCCATCTCTTTTAAAACTCTTTGTACTGCTACTCTTCCTGTTCCATGTAGTGGAGAGTAAACTATTTTAAATTTATCTTTACCAGGTATATCTCTATTAATAGCTTGTTTTTCAACCTCTTCAACAAATCTATCATCTATTTTCTTATCTATATATATAAGAAGTCCTTTTTTAATTGCCTCTGTTTCTGGGATAAATTTAATATCTTTAAAAATATCTACAGAATTTACAGAATTAACTATTCCACTTGCCTGAGGTTCAACTATTTGAGCTCCATCTTCCCAGTATACTTTGTATCCATTGTATTCTTTTGGATTGTGAGATGCTGTAACCATGATACCAGCTTGAGCTTTAAGTTCTCTTGTAGCAAAAGAAAGTTCTGGTGTTGATCTTAAAGATGTAAATAGATAAGCTTTTATACCATTTGCAGCTAATACAAGAGCTGAATTTAATGCATATTCAACTGATCCAATTCTACAGTCATAAGCAATGGCAACTCCTCTTTTAGCTCCTTCTTCTCCTGTAACTTTTAAAATGTAATTTGCAAGACCTTGAGTAGCTTTTCTTATATTATAGATATTTATTCTGTTTCTTCCTACTCCTCTTACACCTCTCATACCAGCAGTTCCAAAACTTAAATCAGTATAAAATCTACTTTCAATCTCTTTATCATCACCTTTTATACTTATAAGTTCTTCCTTGTCATCTTGTGTAAGGTAATCTGATTCAACCCATTCTTTGTAGTAGTCTAAATAACTTTTTGACATAACCCACCCCTCCATTATTAAACGATATTTTCTAACATACTTCTATTATACATTATAATACATAAGAAATTAATAATAAAGTATAAAAAAATAAAACAAAAAATAATGTATAGAAAATGAACTCAATTATTTCAGATATAGTACAAAAAATATAGTATTAATATATTTAAACATTCTATTGAAAATATATATATATTTTGAATTTGAAATATATCCTTCGTATATGATATATTTTAATGGTAATTCTAAATTATAAATGGTAAACATATATGTAGTAAATAATAGAAGGAACAATAATATGAACATTAATTTATCGACTATCCAAACGATGGCACTTGCCGTAATGGTTTTTTACTTAGGAAAAATTTTAAACAACAAATTCAGATTTTTAAAAGACAACTGCATACCAGATGCTGTAACTGGTGGAACAGTTTTTTCTATAATAACATTAATAGGGCATGAAACAGGATTATTTGTATTTACATTTGAAGATTCACTTAGAGACATTTTTATGATAGCTTTCTTTACAACAGTTGGATTCTCAGCTAGTATAAAGCTTCTTAAAAAAGCTGGATTACCAGTACTTATGTTTTTAATCTCAGCAGTATTACTTGCATTTTTACAAAACGTTGCAGGAGTAGCAATGGCAAAAGTATTAAATGTAAACTTAATGATAGGACTAGCAACTGGATCACTTGCAACAACAGGTGGACCTGGTACAGCAGGAGCTTTTGGACCAATAATTGAAGGATTTGGAACACCAGGAGCAACAATGGTAGCAATGGCAACAGCAACATATGCCCTTATAGCTGGAAGTATAATTGCAGGACCTATATGTAAAAGACTTATTGAAAAAAGAAAACTTATAGAAAATAGAGTAAGTTATGCAGAATTCTCAGGAATGGATGAAAAAGCATCAACATTAACACTTGCTAATGTTATTCCAACAGGATTCCAAATCATAATAGCAATGGGAATTGGAAGTATTATTTCAAATATATTAAATAGCTTAGGACTTGTTTTACCACCATATATTGGAGCAATGTTTGCAGCATCTATAATGAGAAACTTATCAGATGAAACTGGATTATTTGATATAGACCTAGATGTTGTATCTGTAATAGGGAGCTTTACACTTGCAATGTTCTTATCAATGGTATTAATGAGTTTCAAACTTTGGGAATTAAAAGAACTAGCTCTTCCATTAATCATCATGCTGATTGGGCAAACAGTACTTATGGGAGGATTTGCATACTTTATTACATTTAGACTTACAGGAAAAGATTATGACGCAGCAGTTATGACAGGTGGACACTGTGGATGTGGATTTGGAACTACTCCAAAAGCATTAGCAAACATGGAAGCATTAACAGCAAAATATCTTCCATCACCTAAAGCATTCTTCGTTATACCTATAGTTGGAGGATTGTTTATAGATTTCTTTAATGCTGCAATAATAACATTCTTTATAAATATATTAAAATAGCTAAATTTTATAAACTTTTCATAATATAGTAGGGATGATAGAGATATCATCTCTTCTTTTTTTATAGAGAATTAATTATTGACTAAGAAGCAAAATATTGTTATCATTAAAAATATATATATTTGAGGAGGAAGGATGAAGTTTTTAAAAATAATTTTTAAGTATATTTTCAAAATGATATTGTTCATAATTCGTGAAATTATTTCTTTTTTTATAAAATTTATATTATTATTTATCATATTAAGTGGAATAGTTGCTGTGACATTGAAACAATCTACAGAGCATGTTACAAAAATACAGCCTAATTCTTATGTAAAAATTGATTTAAGCAGGAGCTATAATGAATATGCAGAAGATATTCCAGAATATTTAGGTGGCAGTGAAGGAAGTTTTTACTCTTTATTAGAAAAATTAAACCATATAAAAAAAGATCCCAATATAGATGGATTATTTATTAAACTTGATAATATATCTGTTGACAATGCACAGATAGAAGAGTTGGCTAAAAAAATAAGTGAGCTTAAAGAAGATGGCATGAATGTAATAGCCTATGCAAATAATTATGATAATAGAAATTATAAATTAGCAGTTAGTTCTGATGCTACTATATATATGCCAGATACTGTTACAACTGGCTCTGATATTACAGGATACTATAGTGAACTTGCTTATTATAAGGGACTTGCTGATAAATTAGGGGTGGATTTTAATGTGATTCATGTGGGTGATTACAAAGCTTTTGGAGAAAATTATACTAAAAAAGAGATGTCTAAAGAATTCAGGGCAAATATTACAGAGTTGAAAGATAGTGTATATGACAATTTTGTACAAAAGGTATCTGAAAAAAGAGAAATTCCTTTAGCAAAGTTTGAAAATGATCTGTTAAATGGAGAATTTGTTGCAGGTAATTCTTCAACATTGTATAAGTATGGTCTTATTGATTATAAAGTTAATGAAAGTGAAGTTCTCGATGAATTAGGAGAGGATAGAATTATAGATATTGATGATTACACGGTAAAACATGAGAGAAGAAATGGTGATAAGATAGCAATAATATATCTGGATGGAGAGATTCACATGGATGACTCTGAAAGTAGTGACTATATGGATGGAATTACTCCAGGAAAAGTATTTAAACAGATAGATGCAGCATTAAAGGATAAAGAGGTAAAAGGTATAGTTTTACGTATCAATTCTCCTGGAGGTTCAGCTTTAGCATCTAATCTTATCAATACCAAACTTAAAAGCATTAAAGATAAGAAACCAATATATGTATCAATTGGCGGAGTTGCAGCATCAGGTGGATATTATATAGCATCAGCTGGAGATAAGATTTTTGCTGATAAAGAAAGTGTTACAGGATCTATAGGTGTTGTAAGTATTATTCCAAACTTTAAAAAACTTTTAGGAAAGGCAGATGTAAATATCTCCACTATAAAAAAAGGTAAGTATTCTGATTTGTACTCTCTTACTCAGGAGTTTACAAATGAGGACAGAAAAAAAGTTTATGAATCAAGCTTAGAAGTATATGATGAGTTTTTAGATATAGTAGCTAAGAGCAGACACAGAACAAAAGAGTATATCAATAGTATAGGAGAAGGAAGAGTCTGGTTGGGAGAAAAAGGTAAAAAAATAGGACTTGTTGATGAGATAGGCGGAATAGAGGAGACAATAGATGCTCTTTCTAAAAAACTTCAGCTTACAAAATACGATGTTGTAGAGATAAAGGATAAACCAAGACTTGATATGATTATTAAGAGAAAAATTCCTTTTTTAAAGCTTTATTTTAAAGCTGAAACATTAATAAATGATAGAGATTTTTTATTTAAACCTATCTACTATTTCCCTTATGAGATTTAGCCAGATAACTTAAGAAATAGTTGAAAAAGTAGATGAAAATATGATATAATCACAGTTAGAAAACAAAATATCAGGAGGATTGTAGCAATGGTAAGAAAATTAAAAGGTGGAAAACAAAATCAAGGTGGAAGCCAAATGAATATATTAAAACAAGCTCAAGCTATGCAACAACAAATGTTAGTTGTTCAAGAGCAGTTAAAAGAAAAAGAACTTACTGCATCAGTTGGTGGAGGAGCTGTTACTGTTAAAGTTAACGGACAAAAAGAACTTTTAGAAGTTAAATTCACTGATGAAATTGTAAAAGAAGCGGCTGAAGATAAAGAGATGTTAGAAGATTTAGTAGTTTCTGCTGTTAGAGAAGCTATGAGACAAGCAGATGAGTTAGCTGAAACTGAAATGGGAAAAGTCACTGGTGGAATTAACATTCCAGGATTATTCTAAAAAAAGGAAATTATTAATTGCACCTAGAATCACTAGGTGCTTTTTTTTATAAAAAATCAGAGGAGGAGATAAATGGGAAAATTTTTAGGGTTATTAATAGGAGTATTTTCAGTGATTTCAATTGGGGCATATGCATGTACAGGAATAACAGTAAAAACAGAGAAGAATGAGATAATAATGGCCAGAACTGTAGAGTATGGAGAGGGAAATCTGCACAGCAAACTGATAGTATCTCCAAGGGGGAAAGAGTATCAGTCATTGACACCAGATGGGAAAAATAATGGCCTTAAATGGAAAGGGAAATATGGCTTTGTAGGAATTTCTCTATTAAATGATCTCTTTATAGGAGAAGGGATAAATGAAGCAGGATTAAACGCAGGACTTTTCTATTTTCCACACTATGGTAATTTAAAAAGATTTGATCCAAAACTTGCTAAAAAAACTTTAGTTGATTTACAGTTTGTAAGCT
This window of the Fusobacterium sp. DD2 genome carries:
- the sepF gene encoding cell division protein SepF gives rise to the protein MGIGKIKEWLGLDNPEGAGVDSDLNFMDNGITEIEIDNAPVGNNSEPVINNTTIHKSSAPLEGNIGSGYQTIFLDPKTFSDCRKIADYIRDDKMVTLNLEYLDEQTAIRLMNFLSGAMTVKDANYLVISKKVYTIIPKSMRVYYEGKKSINPKIFDNFGGEVKQ
- a CDS encoding YggS family pyridoxal phosphate-dependent enzyme produces the protein MNLIKENIQSNIEEIKKDIKEHSIYPEKVKFIAVTKYGGLEVNQVLLDLGMNIFGENKAQLIKEKYDHFIEKDINNIEWHFIGNLQKNKVKYIADYVKLIHSVNKLSLAKEIDKRAKQNNRVIDVLLEINIAGEETKEGYDYQDLVKDIPELKKLENINIIGLMTMAPFVDDEPLVRGVFKKLREIKDDLNEKYFNGTLTELSMGMTNDYKIALEEGATIIRIGRKIYN
- the hemW gene encoding radical SAM family heme chaperone HemW, producing the protein MVDAIYLHIPFCSNKCNYCDFLSFTSTDEMRKKYVDYILKEIDLYPDYSYDTVYFGGGTPSLLEHEDIKRILDRLKIKPDAEVTMEVNPKTVDLEYLKNIRKHGINRLSIGIQSFNDKFLSILGRIHNSKEAIATYEDARKAGFDNISLDLMFSLPEQSLEDVKNDLKKLFSLDPEHFSIYSLIWEEGTPFYKQLEKGLLKETDNDLEASMYEEIISLSKKAGYNHYEISNFAKPGYEARHNSKYWENHEYLGIGLGASGYIGNLRYKNLMQFSKYYDTIDEGVVPVFEREEVTKEGKEQYEYLLGLRLLNKGIIPSDEYLPLCKRLEKEGFLINNKGHFILSHKGIMLANDVLTEFL
- a CDS encoding phospho-sugar mutase, with the protein product MSKSYLDYYKEWVESDYLTQDDKEELISIKGDDKEIESRFYTDLSFGTAGMRGVRGVGRNRINIYNIRKATQGLANYILKVTGEEGAKRGVAIAYDCRIGSVEYALNSALVLAANGIKAYLFTSLRSTPELSFATRELKAQAGIMVTASHNPKEYNGYKVYWEDGAQIVEPQASGIVNSVNSVDIFKDIKFIPETEAIKKGLLIYIDKKIDDRFVEEVEKQAINRDIPGKDKFKIVYSPLHGTGRVAVQRVLKEMGFESVYTVPEQEMPNGLFPTCSYANPEDTSVFKLSTELADKVGAKICLANDPDADRTGIAIKDDDGNWYYPNGNQLGILLMNYILEMKKDIPANGAVISTIVSTPMLDVIAKDKKVKLFRTLTGFKYIGEKIRQFENKELDGTFIFGFEESIGYLIGTHVRDKDAVVSSLLISEMAAYYDSVGSTLYKELNKLYEKYGWYREETISVTKQGKSGLEEIGAIMDKLRTHEHNVICCKKVVTYKDFETQVERDMIAGTTSKITLPKSNVIQFILEDNTYITVRPSGTEPKIKYYIGIVDSSKEKAENKLKNIKEQFLDYIEKL
- the gltS gene encoding sodium/glutamate symporter, yielding MNINLSTIQTMALAVMVFYLGKILNNKFRFLKDNCIPDAVTGGTVFSIITLIGHETGLFVFTFEDSLRDIFMIAFFTTVGFSASIKLLKKAGLPVLMFLISAVLLAFLQNVAGVAMAKVLNVNLMIGLATGSLATTGGPGTAGAFGPIIEGFGTPGATMVAMATATYALIAGSIIAGPICKRLIEKRKLIENRVSYAEFSGMDEKASTLTLANVIPTGFQIIIAMGIGSIISNILNSLGLVLPPYIGAMFAASIMRNLSDETGLFDIDLDVVSVIGSFTLAMFLSMVLMSFKLWELKELALPLIIMLIGQTVLMGGFAYFITFRLTGKDYDAAVMTGGHCGCGFGTTPKALANMEALTAKYLPSPKAFFVIPIVGGLFIDFFNAAIITFFINILK
- the sppA gene encoding signal peptide peptidase SppA, whose product is MKFLKIIFKYIFKMILFIIREIISFFIKFILLFIILSGIVAVTLKQSTEHVTKIQPNSYVKIDLSRSYNEYAEDIPEYLGGSEGSFYSLLEKLNHIKKDPNIDGLFIKLDNISVDNAQIEELAKKISELKEDGMNVIAYANNYDNRNYKLAVSSDATIYMPDTVTTGSDITGYYSELAYYKGLADKLGVDFNVIHVGDYKAFGENYTKKEMSKEFRANITELKDSVYDNFVQKVSEKREIPLAKFENDLLNGEFVAGNSSTLYKYGLIDYKVNESEVLDELGEDRIIDIDDYTVKHERRNGDKIAIIYLDGEIHMDDSESSDYMDGITPGKVFKQIDAALKDKEVKGIVLRINSPGGSALASNLINTKLKSIKDKKPIYVSIGGVAASGGYYIASAGDKIFADKESVTGSIGVVSIIPNFKKLLGKADVNISTIKKGKYSDLYSLTQEFTNEDRKKVYESSLEVYDEFLDIVAKSRHRTKEYINSIGEGRVWLGEKGKKIGLVDEIGGIEETIDALSKKLQLTKYDVVEIKDKPRLDMIIKRKIPFLKLYFKAETLINDRDFLFKPIYYFPYEI
- a CDS encoding YbaB/EbfC family nucleoid-associated protein; its protein translation is MVRKLKGGKQNQGGSQMNILKQAQAMQQQMLVVQEQLKEKELTASVGGGAVTVKVNGQKELLEVKFTDEIVKEAAEDKEMLEDLVVSAVREAMRQADELAETEMGKVTGGINIPGLF